In the genome of Candidatus Woesearchaeota archaeon, one region contains:
- the albA gene encoding DNA-binding protein Alba gives MTEDNHVVYIGGKPFMNYVTGVVMQFTTQGADEVVVKARGRFISRAVDVAEVATKRFLDGQVVVKNVAINSEEFENKEKKKVRVSTVEIFLNRK, from the coding sequence ATGACAGAAGACAACCATGTAGTATATATTGGTGGAAAGCCATTTATGAATTACGTGACTGGAGTTGTAATGCAATTCACAACTCAAGGTGCAGATGAAGTTGTAGTAAAAGCACGTGGAAGATTTATTAGTAGAGCAGTAGATGTGGCAGAAGTTGCAACAAAAAGATTTCTAGACGGACAAGTTGTGGTAAAAAATGTTGCAATAAATTCAGAAGAATTTGAAAATAAAGAAAAAAAGAAAGTAAGAGTTAGTACAGTTGAAATATTTTTGAATAGAAAATAA
- a CDS encoding HD domain-containing protein, whose product MVENIRNLDLRRAELEKIYGKKGLILKDELEMRNFLEINSYLDIESELGGRLKSEIIQLENYPTHYLHSLRCGCYALKITDYLKKIEPVVFIGQIKNYTDSNFKKYQQIFYIASLLHDVGKREFPELITKTDLTEEEIILLRGHVEKSRDIIKSINETSAEIALRHHLYQPKSYPYGINGSTPEIEVLSRLLGKIDNWDTRTTRVNNRNNYNYYEKAIIMFNKIKNNNNFIPQQIAKKHIGKEYQKVNLYYGGTNLPRMNFNCGKLIDLLVEDGIFGSKNPLNPFEKFYSFRVI is encoded by the coding sequence ATGGTCGAGAATATTAGGAACTTAGATTTGAGAAGAGCAGAATTAGAGAAAATCTATGGTAAAAAAGGACTTATTCTTAAAGATGAACTTGAAATGAGAAATTTTTTAGAAATAAATTCTTATTTAGACATAGAAAGTGAACTAGGAGGGAGACTTAAAAGTGAAATTATTCAACTTGAAAACTATCCAACCCATTATCTTCATTCGCTTAGATGCGGATGCTATGCTCTTAAGATTACAGATTATTTAAAAAAGATAGAACCCGTGGTGTTTATAGGACAGATAAAAAATTATACGGATAGTAATTTCAAAAAGTATCAACAAATATTTTATATTGCAAGTTTATTGCATGATGTAGGGAAAAGAGAATTTCCAGAACTTATCACAAAAACCGATCTTACTGAGGAAGAGATTATTTTACTTAGGGGACATGTAGAAAAGTCAAGAGATATTATAAAAAGTATAAACGAAACTTCTGCAGAAATTGCATTGAGACACCATCTTTATCAGCCGAAATCTTATCCTTATGGAATAAATGGGTCTACTCCTGAAATTGAGGTTTTATCTAGGCTATTGGGCAAAATAGACAATTGGGACACAAGAACTACCAGAGTTAATAACAGGAATAACTATAACTATTATGAAAAAGCAATTATTATGTTTAACAAGATAAAAAATAATAATAATTTTATCCCCCAACAAATTGCTAAAAAACATATTGGGAAAGAATATCAAAAAGTTAATCTTTATTATGGGGGTACAAATTTGCCAAGAATGAATTTCAATTGTGGAAAATTAATTGATTTATTAGTTGAAGATGGAATTTTTGGAAGTAAAAATCCTTTAAATCCATTTGAAAAGTTTTATTCATTTAGAGTAATTTAA
- a CDS encoding 30S ribosomal protein S17e — protein MGRIKTMLVKRVSNEVLARYKDKLTSEFSHNKSKLPDLVDVKNKKLRNILAGYLTKKIKKANKAK, from the coding sequence ATGGGTAGAATTAAAACAATGCTTGTAAAACGTGTATCTAATGAGGTTTTGGCTAGATATAAAGACAAACTTACTTCTGAATTTAGTCATAATAAATCTAAACTGCCTGATTTAGTAGATGTTAAAAATAAGAAACTTAGAAATATACTTGCTGGCTATTTAACTAAAAAAATTAAAAAAGCAAACAAAGCAAAGTAA